In the genome of Nocardioides sp. NBC_00368, the window TCGCGGCCGCCCTGGTGGCGCTCTCCGACGACCGCTCGCTGTGGTGGGTGGCCGGCTACAACGTCGTGGTCGCGGCGATCAGTCTGACCTGCATGTGGCTGCTGCCGGAGACCCGAGGCGAGAGGCTGCGGGACACGGCGGTGGATGAGGCGCGGGCAGAGCCCGCACGAGAGGTGGTGGCGTGATGTCCGGTCCGCTGCGTACGAACCAGGATCTCGACCCGGCCGCGCTGCGGCAGGCCTTCGGGGTCTTCCCCAGCGGCGTGGTGGCGGTCGCCGCCGTCGTCGACGACCGCCCCGTCGGCCTGGCGGCGTCCTCGTTCACCTCGGTGTCCCTGGATCCGCCGCTGGTCTCCTTCTCGGTGGCCAGGACCTCGAAGACCTGGCCCGACCTGCGTCGCTCCTCGCACCTGGGCGTCACCGTCCTCGCCGAGCACCACGGCGAGGTGTGCCGCCAGCTCGCCGGTCCCGTCGACTCCCGCTTCGACGGTCTGGTCGTCAGCGAGTCCCGCGACGGGGCGCTGACCTTGGACGAGGGCCTGGCCCGGTTCGACTGCACCGTCTATCGCGAGGTCGAGGCCGGCGACCACATCGTCGTACTCCTCCAGCTCCACGCCGCCGACCACGGCGCCGGCCAGCCCCTGGTCTTCCACCGCTCCAACTTCGGCCGGCTCGCCGGGTGAGGTTGTCCAGCGGGAAAATTCCCGCCATGGCGGGGTTCTGCACCTGCAGCCTCGCCGGTGCACGCGGACGGCCCTCAGAAGTGCTTGAGTGCCTCGCGCCGGGCCAGCCCGGAGAGGCGGTCGTCGTGGTCGTCGACCCAGCTGCGGACCCAGACCGGGTCGGTCTTCGCGTACTCCCGCAGCGCCCACCCAACGGCTTTGCGGATCCAGAACACCTTGCCGTGGAGCGAGTCCTCCAGGTTCAGGTTCAGCACGCGGTCGAGGAGGACCGGGTCGGTCTCGGCCTTGTGTCGTGCCTGGCTGAGGATGGCCGTACGCCGCACCCAGATGTCGCTGTCGGCGGCCCATTCCGCGATGACTGGCGTGACCCGGTCGCGGTGAGCGAGCAGCACGGGGCCGACCAGATGCTGAGCGATCTCGTCGACCAGATCCCACCAGGCGCCAGTGATGGCGAGATGGTGGTAGAGGGCGAGTCGGTCCGGGTGCGCCGCGGCCTCACGATGCGTACGCCACCGGAACAGGGCAAGCGCGGCGTAGCGCTCCTCGCGGTGAGTGGCCTCGTCCCAGAGGCGTTCGGTCGCGGCCAACCACGCCGTCTCGTCCAGAGGGTGTGCCTGGAAGCACTCGCGCGTCAGCCGTTTCATCACCGGTGATGCGATCCCGTGGAACGGCATGTCCGACTTCATGTAGGCCTGCATCTGCGGTGCCCGCCCGGGATCCGCGGCCTCTGCCATCCGCTCGTGCAGGTCGCGGATCAAGGCATCGCCAGGCTCGGACATGGGCCTGATCGTACGAAATGTCCACGGTCGTTACGGGTGGGGTGTTTGAGGCGCCTCATGCGTCACATGCGTAACCATCGTGTGCGCTACGGTCGTCGACATGGAGTTCGCCGCGGTCGGGACCATCGCCCTCGTGCTGATCATGGTCATGTTCGTCTACGTCATCGCGATCGACATGGCGATGAAGCAGGCTCGGCGGGACATGGCACGACGGATCGGACGCGTCAACGACAAGCTCGACCTGCTGCTCGCCCAAGCCGGCGTACGGATGGCCACGCCGGACGTTCCGCGTCTCGACGAGATCCGTGAGCTCGCCCGTTCAGGGAAGAAGATCCACGCGATCAAGCTCTACCGCGATGTCACCGGGGTAGGTCTTGCTGAGGCGAAGGACGCCGTCGAGCAGCTCGCCTGACTCAGGATCTGCTCAGTGCAGGATGAAAGACTGACCTGGTGCGAGTGATCGTCGTAGGGGCAGGCATTGCCGGGCTGACAGCAGCGCGTGATCTGTCGTCGAAAGGACACCGGGTCACGGTGCTGGAGGCATCGGACCGGGTCGGCGGGAAGATCCGTGGGGAGTCGGTCGCCGGGCAGTTGGTCGACGTCGGTGCGGAGGCGATGCTCAACCGCCGACCCGAGGGCGTGTCACTTGCTCGTGAGCTCGGCCTCGAGATCGTGCACCCGACCGACGCGAAGTCCTCGATCTGGTCGCGCGGCGCGCTGCGGCCGATCCCACGCTCGATCATGGGCGTACCCCTCGATCTGCCTGCGCTGGAGTCGGCCGGTCTCCTCTCCGAGGAGACCCTGGAGGTCGTACGCCGCGAACCCACGCTCCCACCTGCGAAGACGGACGAGGACATCTCGGTCGGTGACTTCATCGCTTCGCGGTTCGGCGACGAGACCGCCGATCGGCTCGCGGACCCGTTGCTCGCCGGGGTGTACGCCGGCCATGCCCGGGCGATCTCGGTGAAGGCGGCCGCGCCGCAGCTGTTCATGCTCGCCGAGAAGGGATCGCTGCTGGAGGCCGCCGCGGCGCTGCCGGCCTCCGACGTCCCGGTCTTCGCCGGGATCGACGGCGGCATGTCCCGGCTGCCCAGGACCCTCGCCGAGGGCCTCGACATCCGGCTCGACACCCCGGTCGACACCATCACCCGGACCCCGCAGGGCTTCTTGGTCGAGCACAGCCTGGTCGAGACCGGCGGTGAGGTCGAGGCGGCCGACGCGGTCGTGGTCGCCACCCCCGCTCCGGTGGCCGCGAGACTGCTCCGCTCGACCGCCCCGTCGGTCGCCCGCGAGCTGTCCGGGATCGAGACCGCGAGCGTGGCGGTGGTGACCTTCGCCTTCCCCGAGCTTCCCGCGGAACTGGCCGGCAGGTCCGGGTTCCTCGTCCCGCCGGTCGAGGAGTGCGCGATCAAGGCGTCCACCTTCTCCTTCGCCAAGTGGGCGTGGGTGGGGGCGCGCGGCAACTACCTGCGTACCTCCATCGGGCGCCACGGCGAGCCGCCCTCGGACGACGACGACCGCCTGGTCGCCGACTCCCTCGCCGCCCTGGCCGACATCGCCGGCATCACCGCGACGCCGACCGACGTGCACGTCCAGCGCTGGACCGACGCTCTCCCGCAGTATCCCGTCGGTCACCTCGACCGCGTCGCCCGGATCCGCCAGGGGCTCCGCGCGGTGCCTGGTCTGGCCCTCGCCGGAGCCTCCTACGACGGCGTCGGCATCCCCGCCACGATCGGCTCGGCGCACCGGGCAGCGGCCGAGATCGGCTGAATGCTCACCGAGGCGATGTCCTGAGCCTGCCGAGGTGACTCGGCGAGCCCGCACTGACTTCGTGGAACTCCGCGAAGTCAGTGACCGCTGACCGAGTTACCTCGGTCGACATCCCGCAGGAACTCCACGATCCCCGCAAGCGCCTCAGGAGCCGCCGGCGCGACCCCGGGCAGCGACATGAACCCGTGGAACGCGGTGTCGTAGTCGACCAGCGAGACCGGCGACCCGGCAGCACGCAGCGCCTCCGCATACCGAGTCCCGTGGTCGCGGATCGGGTCGTGCAGCGCGGTGATGATGTGGGCCGGCGGCAGGTCGGCGTGCGAGGTGGCCCGCAGGGGAGAGGCCTGCCAGGACTCGTCGCCGTAGCGCTCGCCCATGTAGAGGTGGCCGAAGGTGCTCATCTGCGTCGAGGTGAGCACCGGCCCGTTGGCGTTGGCGGCCTCGGAGGGGAACTTCTCGTACATCTCCACCGCCGGGTAGATCAGCACCTGAGCCCGCACCGACGGCCCGCCCGCATCGCGAGCCATCAGGGACACCACGGCAGCCAGGTTGCCGCCGGCGCTGTCGCCCATCACCGCGATCCGCGACGGGTCCCCGCCCAGGTCGGCGGCGTTCTTCGCGACCCATTCCAAGGCGGACCAGGCGTCCTCGACGGCGGCTGGGAACGGATGCTCGGGGGCCAGCCGGTAGGACGGCGCGATCACGATCGACCCGGTCTCCGCGGCCACGTGCGAGGAGACCCACGCGCTCTGCTCCGGCGTCCCGAGACACCAGCCGCCACCGTGGTAGTTGATGACGACCGGTGCGGCCTCGCCGACACCAGGAGGCGTGTAGATCGCGAAGCGGCGGCCGTCGACGTACGTCTCCTTGACCTCGACGTCCGCGGGGCGGCCGAAGAGGAAGGCGGTGACCGGGCCCGTGCGGAGCCCCTCGCGCTGGGCGCGCAGCGCGATCATCTCCTCGGCGTTCAGCGGAGTCTTGACCAGGCGCTCCTGGAGGAAGGCGAAGATGCGGGTACGCAGCGGCAGCATGCGCTCACCATAGAGCCCGGTGGGGACCCGGTGACCGGCCTTGGCGCAAAATGGGGGCATGACCGACCCGCAGGCCGACATCAAGTCCAACGCAGCCAAGATCAACGAGCTCAACGCGACCATCCGCTACACGATGTGGTCGGTCTTCTCCCTGGAGGAGACCCTCGGCGACGCCGACCGCAAGGCCGAGGCGGTCGAGGTCGAGGAGCTCTTCGCCGCCTTCGCCGGGGAGGACATCGTGGTCCGTGGCACCTACGACGTGGCTGGCCTGCGCGCCGACGCCGACGTGATGTTCTGGCTGCACGCCGACTCCTCCGACAAGCTCCAGTCGGCCTACCACCGCCTGCGCCGCACCGCCTTCGGTGGCCGCCTGGTGCCCGTCTGGTCGCAGATGGCCCTGCACCGCCCGGCGGAGTTCAACCGGAGCCACCTGCCGGCGTTCCTCGCCGACGAGCGCACCCACGACTACGTCGCGGTCTACCCGTTCATCCGCTCCTACGAGTGGTACCTCCTCGACGACAAGGAGCGCCGCCGCCTCCTCGCCGAGCACGGCCAGATGGCGCGCGACTACCCCGACGTGCGGGCCAACACGGTCCCGTCCTTCGCGCTCGGCGACTACGAGTGGATGCTGGCCTTCGAGGCCGACGACCTCTCCCGCATCGTCGACCTGATGCGCCACCTCCGCGGCTCCGAGACCCGTCGCCACGTACGCGAGGAGGTGCCGTTCTACACGGGTGCCCGCGTCGACGTCGCCGACCTTCTCGAGCGCCTTCCCTGACCGCTCGGCCGGGTCCCGGAAATACGCTGTCGGCCCCCGTAGGTCTCCACTAACCTCGTCCGTCGCGGTGGCACGTGCTCGGGTTCGACTGCCGATCCCGTCATGGTCGCCTGATCTCCAAACGACCGCGGGAGGGCAGAAGTGTGGGGATGACGATCCCGGGAGAGCTCGATTTCGTACTCGACCTGCTCGGCTACGAATGGCCGAACGTCGACGAGGATGCGGTCCGTGACGCTGCGCAGCTGCTGCGCGGACTCGAGTCCGACCTTCGGGGCACCCTCGACGACCTGCAGGTCCGGGTCAACGAGCTCGGAGACGGAGCCAAGGCCCAGTCGACGAATGCCCTGATCAGGGCCTGGACCGAGAACCGTACGGCCAACATGGATGCGGTGCTCGACGCGCTGCCCGGGGTCGCGACCGGGATCGATGTCGCCGCCGACGCGATCGTCGCGCTGAAGGTGAAGGTGATCGCCGAGCTGACGATCACCGCCGCGCAGATCGCGGCTGCCGCCGCGACCGCGGTGGTCACCGCCGGCCTCAGCGTGGCCGGCAACGCCGCACTCATCGCGGTGCGGAAGAAGGCGCTCGACATCGCCACCGACATCGCGATGGAGGAGCTCATCGGTCAGCTCGCCTCCATGGTGGTCGAGCCGCTCACCGGAACGATCGCCGAGCTCGCCATCGCGATCGCCGACGCCCCGTTGGTGACCGACGGGGACGCGACCGCCGCGACCGAGCTCAGCTACGACGTGATGGAGCAGATCGCCTCGGCGCTCAACGACTGTGGCGCGGATCAGTACGACCTCTGCACCACTTTCGCAGCCGAAGTGTCCGCCCTGCCCTTCTTCGCCTCCTAGGAGATCCCGATGGCCAGAAAGATGGATGACGTCGTCGAGGAGCTCCGCGAGGCCGCGACGAAAGCCATGAGCGATGTCGGCCAGTCTCTGAAGAAGAACGCCGACGATGTCGCCGACGGCATCCGGAAGCACGCGGACGCCCGGCGCGACCTGGACAGCGACATGGCGAGGTCCGGCTCCGACAAGCCCGGCCGGACCGACAGCCTGCCCTCGGACAAGGGTGGTACGGACAAGGACGGAAGCCGCGACCAGCAGGGTTGTGGTGACCCGGTCGATGTGGCCACGGGTGCGGTCTTCCTGCAGCAGACAGATCTGTCGCTGCCGGGCGATCTCGCCTTGGTCCTGACCCGGAAGCACTCGAGCGACTGGACCTACGGTCATTGGTTCGGTCTCTCGTGGTCCTCGACGTTCGACGAGCGGATCGATGTCCACGCCGATCTGGTCGGACGACGTTCGGCAGTCGTCGTGGCCGCTGATACCCGAGCGCATGTCTTCAAGAACCTCACGGCTGGCGAGGACGCCCGGCCGGTCGCGGGCGGGCCGCTCCAGCTGCACACCGGCGACGACGGTGGCTATCGCCTGCTGGACACGGCGACCGGCGAGACCCGCCACTACGGCACGGTCGTGGGCGGGACCGCTTGGTTGTCGTCGATCACGAATCCCTCGGGCGACTGGATCCGGTTCACCCGTGACGAACAGGGCGCACCTTCGGAGGTGACCCACAGCGCCGGGTATCGGGTGCAGGTGTCCACCACCGGAAATCGGGTGACCGGGTTGTCGGTGACCCGCCCCGACGGCGCTGACGCGGTGCAGGTGATGGGCTACCGCTACGACGTCCACGGTGATCTGGTCGGCGTCGTCAACGGCTCCGGCGAGGAGCTCGAGTTCGGCTACGCCCAGCACCGGCTGACCCGCTGGGTCGACCGCAACGGCACCTTCTACGACTACGTCTACGACGACCGAGGTCGATGTGTCTCCCAGGGTGGCTCCGACGGGGTCATGCGGAACACGTTCACCTACGGCGAGCCCAATGCCAGCGGCCTGCGCGAGACCCGGGTCACCGACTCCCGCGACCTCGCGACGGTCTTCAAGATCAACTCCCGCTACCAGGTCGTCGCGACCATCGACCCGCTCGGTGCCGCGACCAGCTCGGAGTGGAGCGAGCAGAACCAGCTCTTGGCCCGGGTGGACCCGCTGGGTCGCCGCACGTCGTTCGTCTACGACGCGGCGGGGAACCTCACCGAGGTCACCCGCCCCGACGGCAGCCAGGTCACGATGGAGTGGGTCGACACCCCGGCCGGGCCGCGCCTGTCCGGCCAGGTGCTGCCCGACGGCTCCGCGACCACGATGGCCTACGACGAGGCCGGGCGCCGCACCTCGGCGACCGACCCCACCGGCGCCACCACCTCGTTCGGCTACGGGGCCGACGGTCACCTGGCATCGGTCACCGACCCGCTCGGCCGCGTCCGCGCCATCGAGACCGACGCCGCGGGTCTGCCGCGGCGCGTGGACGAGCCCGACGGCCGCTGGGCCGAGTTCGAGCGCGACCACTTCGGCCGGGTTGTCGCCAGCACCGACGCCCTGGGCGCGCGCACGACCTACTCCTGGACCGTCGACGGCCAGCTCGCGTCCCGGGTGCTTCCGGACGGCTCGACCGAGACCTGGACCTACGACGGTGAGGGCAACCCGGTCTCCTACACCGACCCCGCCGGCCGGGTCACGATGACCAGGTTCACCCACTTCGACATGCCCGCTGAGGTGATGGCGCCCGACGGCACGGTCACGCGCTACGCCTACGACCCCGAGCTGCGGCTCACCTCGGTGACCAGCCCGCAGGGTTCCGTCTGGTCCTACGTCTACGACGAGGCCGGTCGCCTCGCGACCGAGACCGACTACAACGGCCGCACCCTGACTTACGCCTACGACGCCGCCGGGCAGATGGTCGAGCAGGTCAACGGCGCAGGTCAGCGCGTCGCCTACGACTACGACGCGCTCGGCAACGTCGTCTCCGAGCAGGCCGGCGACCAGACCACCACGATGGCGTACGACCCGGTCGGTCGCCTCATGCATGCGACCTCTCCCGGCGTCGACCTGGTCATCGAGCGAGACCCGCTCGGTCGGGTGCTCGCGGAGTCGGTCAACGGCCGGCGTACGGCCAAGACGTACGACGCCCTCGGTCGACCGACCCGTCGCACGACGCCCGCCGGTGTCGAGACGGAGTGGTCCTACGGTCTCGGGCTCGCGCCCGAGCGGATGACCGTCGCGGGCCAGGAGATCGCCTTCGAGCACGACCTGTCCGGCCGCGAGACCCGGCGCACCACCGGCGACCTCGTGCTGGAACAGACCTGGGATGCGTTGGGGCAGCCTCTGACCCAACGCCTCGCGCGCAATGCCGCTTCCTCGCCGGCGGATGTGCTCCAGGAGCGCACCTACGCCTACGAGTCCGCGGGCCGCCTGATCGGTGTCGAGGACAAGCTCACCGGCGCCCGCCGCTTCGAGCTGGACCTGGCCGACCGGATCACCTCGGTCGCCCTCGACGACTCGGTCTCGGAGACCTACTCCTACGACCCCCTCGGCAACATCACCCGCTCGGCCACCGGCGGCGGAGACACCGAGCGCCGCGTCTACGACGGCACTCTCCTCACCCGCGCCGGCCGCAGCCGCTACGCCTACGACGCCCAGGGCCGTCTGGTGCGCCATACCCGCACCCGGCTGTCGGAGAAGCCCGACACCTGGCTCTACGAGTGGGACGCCAACGACCGCCTCACCGCCGTCCGCACCCCCGACGGCACCCGCTGGACCTACCTCTACGACGCGCTCGGCCGCCGCGTCGCCAAACGTCGCCACGCCGAGGCCGGGGAGGTCGTCGAAGAGGTGCTCTTCGCCTGGGACGGCGCCGTCCTCCTCGAGCAGACCAGTGGCGGCGGTGAAACGCTCTCCTGGGCGCATCAGGGCCACCAGCCCCTCGCCCAGGTCGAGCTCACCCAGGACGAGGTCGACGCCCAGTTCTACTCGATCGTCACCGACCTCGCCGGCGCACCGTCGGAGCTGGTTGGCTCTGACGGGGAACTGCACTGGCACGCGCGCCGGACGATCTGGGGCGCGCCATCTGAGGATTCGGCGATCCCGCTCCGCTTCGCCGGCCAGTACTCGGATCCAGAAACCGGGCTCTACTACAACCACCATCGCTACTACGACCCTGACACCGGGCGCTACCTTTCCCAGGACCCACTCGGCCTCGAGCCGGCGCCCAACCCCAACACCTACGTCCACAACCCGACGACCTGGGTGGACCCTGCTGGGCTGGCTGGCGACAGCTACGTCCCGGCGCCCAGCACCTTGCCGGGATTCCCCGGGGCTCAGCGCGCCAAGCCGATGACGCCGGTTCAAGGCGGAGGCGGGCTGCGCAAGCGATGGACCTGGGACGGAAATATTCTCGAGTGGGACTCCCAGCACGGTGAAGTCGAGATGTACAACAAGCGTGGCAAGCACCTGGGAGCGTACGATCCGGAAACGGGCAATCAAGTGAAGGGCCCTGAGGCAGGGCGGAAGTGTGTGCGATGACGTGGCGGTTGGAGCGGTACCACCGGGTCGGCCCGCAGGGGTTGGTGGACGAAGTCGATCTCGGTGAAGACCTGGATGAAGAGGATCTTCGGAAAGCTATCGGCACCACCGGACCTGTGCGTTACGCCGAGTGGCCCGTGACCGGGGCACTGGTGGACCTCGTCCGCTCGCACCTTGAAGATCCGGCGTACTTGTCGCGTCTTCGGCGACTGCGTTACGAGCATTTCCTCGGGTACCGGTCCGACGAGAACGGATGAGGCACCAACTACCTCCGGAGCCGCGCCAGGGCGCGCATCCCGTGGTAGATCACGACCGCAGCGATGGTGCCCAGCGCGATGCCGGTGAAGGTGAGGTCGCCGAAGGTCAGGGTCAGGTTGCCGATGCCGATGACCAGCGCGACGGCGGCGGTGAACTGGTTGACCGGGTCGGCGAAGTCGACGCGGTTGTCGAGCCAGATCCGGATACCGATCAGGCCGATGAGGCCGTAGAGCGCGACGGTGATGCCGCCGAGCACGCCGGGCGGGATGGTGTTCAACAACGCGCCGAACTTCGGCGACAGCGAGAGCAGGATCGCGACCACGCCGGCGACCCAGTAGGCGGCGGTCGAGAAGACCCGGGTCGCGGTCATGACGCCGATGTTCTCGCCGTACGTCGTCGTCGCCGAGCCGCCGAAGCCACCGGCGATGGTGGTGGCGAGGCCGTCGGCGAAGAGGGCCCGGCCGGTCTCGCGGTTGATGGTGTCGTCGCCGGCGAGGTGGGCGACGCTGCGTACGTGGCCGACGTTCTCGGCGACGAGGACGAGCACGACCGGCAGGAACATCGGGACCACCGACCAGGTCACGTCCGGCGTGGTGAAGTCGGGCAGCCCGAACCAGGCGGCCTTCTCGAACGCCGAGGTGTCGATCTGACCCAGGAGCAGCGCGGCGATGTAGCCGACGACGACGCCGACCAGGATGGAGAGCCGGGCGATCAGCCCACGGAAGGCGACGGCGACGACCAGCACGGTGGCCAGGGTGATCGCGGCGACCAGCACCGCGCCGTTGTCGGGGTCGGCCGGGTCACCGCCGACCACGTTGTTGGTCGCGGCACCGGCCAGGTTGAGACCGATCAGCGCGACGATCGCACCGGTCACCACCGGCGGCATCAGCGCCTCGATCCAGCCGGTGCCGGTGACCATCACGATCACGCCCACCAGCGCCAGCAGTGCGCCGGTGACCAGGATGCCGAAGAGCGCAGCGCCCATCCCGCCGCCGCCCATCGCGGCACCGATCGGCGCGATGAAGGCGAAGGACGAGCCGAGATAAGAGGGCAGCCGGTTGCGCGTGATGAGCAGGAAAAGCAGGGTGCCGAGGCCGGAGAAGAACAGCGTCGTGGTCGGCGGGAAGCCGGTCAGCAGCGGCACCAGGAACGTGGCGCCGAACATGGCGACCACGTGCTGGCCGCCGAAGCCGATCGTGCGGGGCCAGCTCAGCCGCTCGCCGGGCTTGACGATCGCCCCCTCGCGTACGTTCTTGCCGTCTTCGTGCAGGTTCCACCCGAATCGCATCTCGCACCCCTCTTCAGCTCTCGTACGGCACGATCCGCCGCCTGCCGAACGATAGGGCCGATTCGTGCGGGTACGGAAGCCAGGTGCTCCGTAGGGTTGGACACATGACCATCCGCATCGGAGTCCAGATCCAGCCCCAGCACGCCGACTACGCCCAGATTCGCGACGCCGCGCGCCGCGCGGAGGAGATCGGCGTCGACGTGATCTTCAACTGGGACCACTTCTACCCGCTGTACGGTGAGCCCGACGGCAAGCACTTCGAGGCGTGGACGATGCTCGCCGCCTGGGCCGAGCAGACCACGCGCGTCGAGATCGGCTGCCTGGTGACCTGCAACTCCTACCGCAACCCCGAGCTGCTCGCCGACATGGCCCGCACCGTCGACCACATCTCCGACGGCCGGCTGCTGTTCGGCATCGGATCGGGGTGGTTCGAGCGGGACTACACCGAGTACGGCTACGACTTCGGCACCGCCGGCTCCCGCCTCGACGCCCTCGGCGAGGCGCTCCCGCGCATCGAGAAGCGCTGGTCCGAGCTCAACCCCGCACCCGTCCGGAAGATCCCGGTCATGATCGGTGGCGGCGGTGAGAAGAAGACCCTGAAGTACGTCGCGAAGCACGCCGACATCTGGCACTCCTTCTCCGACATCCCCACCCTCGATCGCAAGCGCGGCATCCTCGCCGAGCACTGCAGAGGTGTCGGCCGCGACGTCTCCGAGATCGAGATCTCCGTCGAGGTCAGCGACGTCGAGTCGGCCAAGGCGTTCGCCGACGCCGGAGCGACGCTGTTCACCCACGGCGTCAACGGCCCCGACTACGACCTCTCGTTCCTGGAGGAGCTCGTCGCCTGGCGCGACGGCCAGGGCAGCGCAACGTAGGTCCCGCCTCGGCCGTCATAACAACATGTGGCGATATGGGTGGGTGCTGCTCCTGGTGGCGGCGAGCGCATGTGGGAACGACCGGGTGCTCGACCCGGCCACGGGGAGCGGCACCGTCC includes:
- a CDS encoding LLM class F420-dependent oxidoreductase, translating into MTIRIGVQIQPQHADYAQIRDAARRAEEIGVDVIFNWDHFYPLYGEPDGKHFEAWTMLAAWAEQTTRVEIGCLVTCNSYRNPELLADMARTVDHISDGRLLFGIGSGWFERDYTEYGYDFGTAGSRLDALGEALPRIEKRWSELNPAPVRKIPVMIGGGGEKKTLKYVAKHADIWHSFSDIPTLDRKRGILAEHCRGVGRDVSEIEISVEVSDVESAKAFADAGATLFTHGVNGPDYDLSFLEELVAWRDGQGSAT